A portion of the Desulfotignum phosphitoxidans DSM 13687 genome contains these proteins:
- a CDS encoding RluA family pseudouridine synthase: MKIDLIISLSSAGQRLDTLVAQTVSACSRSRAAAAINNQEIRVSGQRKRPGYRVKKGDRVCGEMRLEQSEKNLKPDAQPLDVVHSDPYIILVNKPAGLVVHPGAGHDNNTLVNRLIHHFPDLDQVGTDPTRPGIVHRLDKDTSGLILVARTRHSLEFLQKEFKYHRVKKTYLALVSGRDLAGTGEVDRPVGRHPTHRKRMCVNVDTGRHARTGWQVLQRFDNACLVSVQLYTGRTHQIRVHFYDMDSPLLGDRTYQFRRNRTGRQAYPRHMLHAWQIEFNHPYSGQKFRFAVDPPKDFIRVAASLAHRVSDDSQKVWEQLISGRPV; encoded by the coding sequence ATGAAAATCGATTTAATCATTTCTTTGTCATCAGCGGGTCAGCGGCTGGATACCCTTGTGGCTCAAACAGTGTCCGCGTGTTCAAGATCCCGGGCTGCCGCCGCGATCAACAACCAGGAGATCCGGGTGTCAGGCCAACGGAAACGCCCGGGATACCGGGTGAAAAAAGGGGACCGTGTCTGTGGCGAGATGCGGCTGGAACAGAGTGAAAAAAATCTGAAACCGGATGCCCAGCCGTTGGATGTGGTTCATTCGGATCCTTACATAATCCTGGTGAACAAGCCGGCCGGCCTGGTGGTCCATCCCGGGGCAGGCCATGATAACAATACCCTGGTGAACCGCCTGATTCATCATTTCCCGGATCTGGATCAGGTGGGAACAGATCCCACACGGCCCGGGATCGTTCACCGTCTGGACAAAGACACCAGCGGATTGATTCTGGTGGCCCGGACCCGTCACAGTCTGGAATTTCTGCAAAAAGAATTTAAATATCATCGGGTGAAGAAAACCTATCTGGCCTTGGTGTCCGGCCGTGATCTGGCTGGGACCGGGGAAGTGGATCGTCCTGTCGGGCGCCATCCAACGCATCGCAAACGGATGTGTGTAAATGTCGATACGGGCAGACATGCCCGGACCGGTTGGCAGGTGCTTCAGCGATTCGACAACGCCTGCCTGGTGTCAGTGCAGCTTTATACCGGTCGAACCCATCAGATCCGGGTTCATTTTTATGATATGGATTCCCCGCTTTTAGGAGACCGCACCTATCAGTTTCGCAGGAACCGGACCGGACGTCAGGCGTATCCCCGGCACATGCTCCATGCCTGGCAGATCGAATTTAATCATCCATATTCCGGCCAAAAATTCAGATTTGCCGTGGATCCTCCCAAGGACTTCATCCGTGTGGCCGCGTCACTGGCACACAGGGTTTCTGATGATTCACAAAAGGTGTGGGAACAACTGATTTCCGGCCGTCCGGTTTAA